The genomic stretch AGTGCATCTCTCCCCGCATACCATTTCTTGTACTTGGGATACAGCTTTGGATCATGCTTATCACAGGCTTCTTTCAAAGTCTTGTGAAAGTGTACAGCATCCTCTTTGTTCAAGTAAGTTGGAGTGAGGTCAGTTCCACCACCAAACCACCACTGTTTAGTCCCTGTAGGAGACAGGCAGGcaacaattatttatttattaccttCCAAACAGAAATGCACTGCTAGCAGTTGACCAAGAACTAACAACTATTTTCACAATACAAAGCCGTTACGCAGTTTGTATCCACTCCCTCATGCAGTCATGAAAATTCTAGTTCAGGGTAGTGTGATGACCAGTGACTCCAAGAAGATATGAAACACACCTCAAAGCAGTGAAGTTTTCCAATATTTTTGGACTGGTTGCTCTCACTAGCAGATGTTATAGGATGCCAATTTCACAAGATGCAGGGCTGACAACGCCTACTGTCACACCGCTCATTGCTTacataaggaaagaaaaccacAACTTCCTGGATACTTCCAGAATCCACTAACATTTTACTGCATGCCATAATACTCTGataaaataattcaaagaaaaatctctttgagCTTCTATTTGAATCACTGGTGCACGTACTGTCGTAACATACAGATTGCCACTCAGTGTTACACCACCTCGCCTAGAATTCTGCTTCTGACAATAGCAATTTGcagaaacataggaaaaaaaccacaacgCAAGTAGAGAACAATGCTTCTAACAGAATGCCCGCCCAGCTTCTGAGACACAGGCGTATCCTGACCAGAATGTTTATCAGTCCTTGACAGACCTTTCTTCTATTAACTCATAGAATTGCTTCTTTGAATAGATGTTTTACATACATTTATAATCACCTTACAGTTTTACTTGAATCTGAAATCCCCATTGTACTTCGCAAAAAGTAAGCTGCAAGCACTTTTACTGTAGTAGATGTAAGCATTGTAATCATTTTACAAATGCATAAGCAGAAGCCCAGAGATTAACAGATCCAGTACCACACAATAAATTATCGGTACAGCTAGGAACAAAACTGGACTGGTTCTCAGCCTCTTACTGTAACAATGCATTCACGCTTCCTCCATACAAGGTCATACATTTCATATGTATTTCACTGAATTACAATTCTTACCATCTGCTTCCTCAATTTCAAAGTATCTGTAGTTGAAATGCACAGTTGGAACATGAGGATTCTTTGGATGGATAACGGAACTTACACCCATAGCACAAAAAGGCAGTTTCCCTAGAGAAAGATGATCATAAATAAAGTTATTTGAAGAACCTCACTATTTATCCCCAGCTTCCAAGCTACTGTTCTACTATCTGAAAGTTTCTCATGTTGTGTCACATAATTATCAATCCAAGCGCAATCTACTCCCACACACAAGTGTTTTAATGcgcctcagaaaaaaataaatacatttttatactgggcctaaaatgcaacaaaaaatatGTTAGAGCACACATTAGATGAAGGCCACCTAAAGTGTGAAGCACTTCTAAGTGCTTTCCACCCCACTCTGCCCTCAGAACTACCCTTTTACTTTACAGCTGTCAATTCAGGTCATAACAACAATAAATCCTCTTTAGCCTTCAggactttttgtttttctcccttttttagtGAGTAATTCACATGCCATTCCACTGTTGAACCACAAtgccattatttaaaaaatgacctGTGACTGCACTACACTGCTTAaagcagcaaggcagagagagaaacatCCTGATACCAGTTTTTCAGGGATGTGGAAGTCCGTGTGAAATGCTTAACGGTTAGGAACCACGAGGTTATAAATGAAATCTTCCCTCCTTGACATTGCAATACTTTTATAAGTTTGGCCTTTATGTTTTGCTTGAGCGCAAAGGCCTGGCTCTGCTTTCAAACCATCCCTAAAAGAGTAAGTTTATAAACGTGTCACAGTTCCCTAGCTCTTCTGTGAGACTTCTTACCATCTTTATCCTTCAGCGTTTTCCTGCTTTTCATCTGTTGCACAGCCTCTGCGGAAAGGTTCCCGAACACTACGGATACGTTGACACCCGCCTTCTCGAAGATGTGCCCATCCTGGAGCACGCAGCTGATGCCACCGCCACCTGCCAAAGCAAGTGCCCCGCGCCAGGGTCACCCCTGTGCCGCGGTtacccctgcacccccaaaccaCCCTCACCCCGCGCATCCGCTGGAGCGCTTCAGGCCAGCGGGGTGACCCTGTCCCGCTGCCACCAAAGCACCCCGTGGGGCAGGTGTCTCCTCAAGGCGTGTTAGGTTATAGCATCAcattacagcagcagcagcctggtggTCAACGGGCAGGAGACACCGACGGGAGAAACGTGCGGATTTATTAAGCCTGTGACAGCAGCGCGGGCACCTCGTGGCACCCCGCTCCCCCGGCCGgcaccccgctccccccggccggcaccccgctgcccccggcccccccgaccttccttcctctcccaggTGTTGACGGCGAAGGCGGCGCCGCGGTCCAGCGCCGCCAGGGCGCGGCACACCTCCGCCTGCGTCTCCATGATCAGCAGCTCCATGCGGCCCCGCAtgtcgcgccgccgccgccacagcTCCTGCGGCCCGCTCACCGGCGGCGCCATGAAGCCCTGGCACAGCCGCCGcacctcctcctccgccgccgcccccggcccgccttCCCCCGCCGCCATCGCGGCTCGCCGCCGCCAcagccccagcgccagccccagcccgcccagcgcccccgccgccgccgccagcgccgagcgccgccgccgccagcccgccgccccccacggcggcgcggagcccagcgcacggcggcccgcggcggcggcaagGGCGGGCGAGCCCCGGGCGGCCCCACGGAGCAGCTGCGCGGCGGCCGCCATGTCGGGCACCAGCGCCAggctgccggcggggcggggcggcaccggggccgAGGCTGGGGCGGagagggggcgggggcggagagggggcggggccggggcgagaTCGGGGGCCGGGCGGAGGCGGAGAGGGGCCGGGGCGCGACGCGTGGGTGCGTATGTGTATGTTTATTCATCTTTATGTGTGCGTGGCTGTGTGCGTCCGCGCCTGTACACACAAGGGCCGAGGTGCTGTAGTGCCTcgcggcggcgctgccgccccgcccgGGTCTCTGCGGGGAGCCAGGAGCTGTAATCCTATTTATCGCGGCAGGTGCAAGCCGGGTGCCGGATCacaaaaaggggaagaaatgaaATGGAAGCTAAGAACAATTTTGCACTCCTCAAAAAAACATGGAATTTGACATTTAAACAAGTCAGTTATATTTTATTGGTATAGATCCACAGAGTATAGTtttcttattatttgtttttcttttatttcttttttaatagttttcttccagtttaaaCTGGTGAGCATGTTTCCTACTGATTTCAGCCGGCACATGCttatgctttcttctttctctctaaaATTAAAGCACTGCCTTGTTCTAACAAAATGACAATTCAGAGTAATAAGCAGATGAGTTAATATAGGGGCAAATGTTGAAACGTACCCACTTAAAATTCCGGTAGATGTCAGGTgttatttttcttgcagctgaTGGTACCACATCCAGTATTATCTGCTTTCTCAGCTGCCTTGAAGCCAGTGGGAAACTACACCAATTGTGGGGCAGCACAATTAACCAACTAGGACAATGACAAAAGACTTTAATGAACAAATAAAGCCACATTATTTCTCAAGCAGACACGTAAGAGACAGTGCAACAGTGGATGATGGTACTGTGCTGAACCGAGCTATGAGAGTTTTCTTTCAAGCAGCAGATTTACTAGCGCTTTTTTAACTAACTAATAGTTTGTTTACTAATAGTTTAATAGTTGTTTGCtagctattttttaaaacaaacttatGATTATTTTCTAATAAGTGGAGATATTTATTAGATCTGACATTGATTGAGAGCCCACAACAGGGTTTGGCTGAGATAAATAAAAGCTGCCTCAAAACCCCAACCCTGCAGGGTTTGTACCCAGGTGTGGGTCTTTCTTGGAAATGGTGGGTTCCTGTCATTTCAGGACTGATCTACATCTGTAGTACTCAAGAGCAGATCAGCCTCAAGGGTGGTTCTCAGGGATTCATTATCTGGCTCTTTTCATTAGAGAGTAATTTTATGGTCGTCTGTGTGAAGCAATAATGTCCACTTGAAGGCTTAGTGCATTTCCTCACTTCTCATCTGATTCTGCTCTTTGGCAGCAGAGGATGCTGTGAAGCTGCAGAAGCTCTGGGAGTATGAAGGGAAGGAGATCTCTGAGCTGGACTCTTTTCTGCCATCATCTGGAGGGCAGGATCTTTTTGAGGCCTGTGGGAGGACAGGATGTGCCAGGAGACCTGAACCACTGGTGATACAAGCGagcacagcatctgctgtttCAAGGAGAGTGCTGTGGCTGAGGGAGAAGGGCACTACCATCCTTATGGGCTGTGGTAAGTCTGCTTAATTAGGCACAAGGCAGCTCCTTCCACATTTCCTTGTCCCAGATTGCTGTGATAGCTCAGTTTCTTCTCAAGCTGCATCCACTGGATTTACCTAAACATTTTCATGATAACCAACGCGCATCATGCCCACTTCCATGGTACTTATTGCAGTGAAGCTCTGTTCTTTTTGTAGGATTTAGACGCTACTGTAATGCAAAGAATACATAAGTTCTGAGACCAAAAGACATGTAAAATGCATTCATGTTGCTGAGCATTTCATTAATGTTTCCATATTAATTTGAGTGCAAACTCTGATTAATAATACCTTGTTCTCTGCGCTGTATTGTTTCTGGACACCAGGGGTAAATTTTTGTACTGCTAGCCTGGGGAACTTATTGCTGACCAAAGAAAGGGACAACTATACACTTCAGTGACAGTAATGTGTGTCAAGTGTTACTGATTTTTTAGCAGAGAGTTTGAACTGAATCACAGCCCTGTGTCCCAGTAAGTGCATGCTGTGGGctgagagagggaagagaaaaagaagtgttcCTAACGtcaaaaaaaaagagcataaatCAGAACTAAGGTAAAGGTATAAATTGGCAGGTGTAAATTAGTTTGTATGGGTATAAtgtatttaaattgaaaaattatCATCCTGTTGTGCGGGGCTTATGAATGTTGGGGACTGATGGAGCAGCAGAGCGCGAGAGAGGAAAATAACTGAATTACTAAAGAAAGGcttgtgtgtgagagagaatttTCACTTGTAtaattttaaattcaattttaaatgaaGTTACTTAAAGATGTTCAAAAGGCTATGTGAATTCTTCCTACTTAGATACCTTTGTCCATAGAACCTAACCATATGGGGATTTGCACCACTTTAATTAAATATAAGGTAGTCTAGACAATTTTTTATGGAGGCAAGCCTCAAAAGTGCCTCCTGTGATAGAGCTCAGTGGTACAAGCCATCCCATGGAGATCTAGTTTCTCCAGTGTTGGGCAGTACACTCTGGTTGGCAGCATTCACGAGACCCAGGTTCAGCCTATATTAGATTATTTTCAAACAGTGCCTGCTTTCCTGGACTGTGTTGCTCTCAGAGTGCATGGAAATCTTGCAGGTATATCTGTATGTGGTTTGTGTTTCTCAGTGGAGGACGAAGCAAGCGCTGCTGtatgtgattttgttttgaaaattgtaCTTTGCACAGCTCATTCTGCTGCAGAGTGCCTGCTGCTCTGTCCTCCCCTGCAGGCTGTGTCCTTTAGTGAAGCCTTTAGTGAAACACTCCTGTCCTGAGCTTGGTCCAGTATAACCTCTCTCCTTCATTAGAGAGTTCACCTTCTGGGCATCCTTGCTTCATCCCTTCTTGCAGCCCTAAATTAGACAAAAATGCTGTTTGTGTTATCTACTGTCATTGTTTCTGCTGTTCTGGACTCAGCGCTCCTCAGATCTCCCCACTTGTTCTTTCCTACTCACAGACCTGCCGTCGTCTTTATTATCCTTCCTTCCATTCATCTCGCTCTGTTTATGCTTCTGCCCTCATATAGCCTTGCTCTAGAGCCTTTCCCCGCTCTTTCTGCTTGGATGGGCCCTGCTCTCTCTCACTCATGTCCTACGCCATGCTgtctcctctgctggaggattATCCTTGCATtccttctcagttttctttttttctcctgtttcaagCCTCTCCAGGAGACATAACTCCATCAGTGGCTTGAGTGGTCAGTGACCAGCTGGGAAACCTggctccaccagccccaggcctTCGTCTCCACTGTGGGCCTTGTTCAGGTGGTTTGTGCACACTGCATTGGCGCTCTCAACACAAGAGGGCATGGCAGCCCTGCCCCTTCCCTGGCACTCAGTGACTCCAAACTGCAGTCTTGGAGTCATTCAGGCCGGAAGGGACCTCCCGTGGTCTCCAGCCTAACCCCCAGGGGCTCAAAGCAAGGCTGGCTCCAGAGCTGGATGAGGTATCTGGGGCTTTCCTTCTTCACCTGCATTTGGAAAATCTCCAGGGAGGGAGTTTCCTCACGCTGCCCAGGCTCCAGCACTGCATCACGCCCCAAgcggaatttttttttctcatatctgGTCAGAATTTCTATTGCTGCAACTACTTTAGGTCAGGCCAGCCTCCTGCACTTGCTGCCGAATCTGAAAGCAGGACTTCCAAGGTCCTTACTTCCCTTCAAAATCTTTGAGTCAGTTTTAAATGTCTGGCTGAAAATTTACAGGAAGAGCTGACTGAATGCTGCACTTAGTGGGTCATCCGTTTTGATGTTGTTCATATCCGTATGTAATGTGATAGTGAGGGTACTGGAGTGCACTTTTTTTGAGAGTGAAGCTGTCTGCAGCTACTATGTAGCCACAACTGTCACTAATGTAAACCTTAAAGAAGAAGATTTGAAGAACTGGATTCCTGACCACATTTTTATTTAAGGCGACCTGcagtgaagaaaagaatattgctaactttctttttttgttgtttttttgttctttttttttttttttttacttctacttttaaaaaaagccctGGAGCTTCTCTGCACTGTGTATTTAGCTcctgtctgtcttttcttttctgtgagtaTTTATGCACAAATAGAGCACTAACAAAAGAACGAGGGACATGGCCTGTTCCAAGGTAGTGAAGCACGATCAAGTCTGATTAGACTGAGACAGACACAGTGCTTTAACTGAGGCTGATACTTTCGAGTACTCAGTTAATGCAGTAGCTTATcagaaaattggaagaaaaggATTCCTTGTGAACAGAAAAATTTCCCATCAAGTTGGCATTACTGTTGCTTCTAAAGTTAAAAGAGCCAATCTCATCCAATTTACTGTATCACACAAAGCCTTGATTGTAACTTCAAAGTGATGCCAAGAACCTGCAAAGTTGGAAGAATACTCCTCTTTAACACAGGTTGCCACAAAGGTTTTGCATGACAGAATAAGTTGAATGAAGTTAATATTTCAGTATGTGTCAAAGACAGAAGTAAAAGCTTTGGGCACTGAGCTGACAGTGGTAGGTGATGTGAAGGTCATAAGAAACAGTGAAAACCTTTCCTTCTATATCTGTAATCTCAACAGTTTGCCTGCATCATGGGTTCATACTAATcgccctttttttttccttctgtttttcattaaCGCAGAATTGATTGTCCTGGGTATAAGGAGAAGGGggctacagaaaaagaaactgctgTGCCAAAATTCCTTCAGTCTACCTCCTGAAGCAATTTCAGCACAGCAGTCAGGCCACAAAACACGTTGTATGCAACCTCCTTTGGAAATGGACAAGTATCCTGGACCACGTATGCAGTATTTCTTGCAATGAGAGGTCTGTCTCTTGTTTTCCCACTTCTTCTGGGCCCTTCAGCTCTGCTTTCAGACTTACATAACACCAGCTTCACAAAATACCAAGAATTATCCAAAACCTGTGGCATAGCTATTACACATGTGGCTTCATCAGGGCTAAAAAGGCAAAGCTTTTCCTGGCTTCCAAGGAGAGGGGACGAATGAGTAGAAGTGATCTATTGGACTGGAttctctgtttcattttgtatACCAAGACCCAGGTCAAACACAGTATTTCCCTGCCCCAGTGtcataatatttattttcttcttgcagcCACTGTAGCCGTTTATACAGACTAACTGTAATGTTCGCTGTTATGAAAGTCCACTCTGAAGCCAAAATACACACCCTTACTTCTTCCCTGGAATAATCGGTACGTTGTTTACAGTTGGGTGCAAGGGCCAGATGAGTTAACTCACAGGTCTTAAGAGACTTGTGTCTGTAGCCATTTCTGAGTAACAAACATACACTGTGATAATGTGGTTGAAGCTGCCCTACTGACTGGGCAGCTGTACTGAGCTCCAGAGGTTTGTAGTCTTTGAAATCCTCCTGTGTAACTATAAGGATTGAACTTCAGATTTGTGGATCTAAAATCATGAGCTTCTGCTCCCTGAAGTTCAGCAGTGCCTATCAAGAAGTCTTGATTCTAAGGGCATCAGACAGCACTAAAAGTTTTATCATATTGTAAAATAAGATCTTGGTCTCCCACTCTCCCAGGACCAAACATTTGCTGTTAACCTTTTGCAAAAAGCAGACATGAATCATATAAAGTTGTAAGGGAGgcacttttcatttttatggtgAAGGTGAGGTGCTCAAGAAACTTTTggacttttgtttttcagaaactaCTAAGTCATGAACTTGAGAGCACTGAGAAACGGTGAGCCAAAATATACAGTCAGATTCATAATTCACCACCTAGTATTGAGCCCATGGAGCATGGGCAAAACCTCACACTGTTAGTATGAATTATCTCTGCATCTTCCTAAGTATTTGTAGCAAGACAGTAGTATTGAACAGAGCTATCGCAAAGGCAGGGTGACACAGGAGTTCCCACCTCGTTGCCTCTCTGAGGAGCAAAAAGGCAAATAGGCCTGAACCCTAGGAGCTTTTTCCACCACCAAAGTCCACAGGGGGAGCGATGATTAGGAGGAACACCTAGGAGTGTGAAACGTGAGAGAGAATGAGCATGCTGGAAGGTTGCTGGAAGGAGTGCCTGCTGGCTATTTCTGGGAAGAAATTGTAACAGGGAAAGACAAGAAGCCGGAGAGTGTCCCAGGTGCTAAAATTTCTCACTGTGGCTGTGGTAACCCCAGCAACCCAAGTTGCTGGGTTGCGAGAGCTTCAGGACTGTCACCGTATCTTGTGCGTCCAGAACCTTTGTTGGTGTAAGACATAGTGGCAGGATGAAAGCTGTGTCATTAGGTTCTATTTCATCTTTAATCAATAGCACTAAATCATATTAAAACCAGTAACATTTTGTAATTGTTCACACTTGTTTAGTACAGTTCGCTGCAGTCTTCAAGATACAAAAAATCAGGGAATCTCACAGTCTACACTTGCGGATCACACTTCTGTAAGAAACATGTAAGTAAACATTGTATactattcagcttttttttaacagttgcagttattaaaatagaaattttaGTCAAAATGTAGCTGCAGCAGTGCCACTGCCCACTCTGGCATCAGCAGGGAGGGTTTCAAAGCAAGTGTGGAGAATCAACAGGAGAGACAGTTTTAGGACGGGGAAGGCAGTTTCCGTGGAAATAGGTGCTATGCTCACCCTTGCTGACAAGGAAGATGACCAGTATAAGAATCAGAGTACAGCAAAGGAGTGTTGTGGCCACTTAGAAGCTGTCAGTTCTGGACTCCTGATGGTTCCTGGCTGTGGCATTTTCAACCTCGTTATGGGTGGGCCAGGTTTACTGTCTTGTGAAACCATAAGCTTAATACACCATTGTAGTTTTGCCCTTGAAGTGTACTGCAGGGATAAGGTCAGGCAGGGCTTTCAAGGAAAAGAAGATGCAGGTTTTCCTGCATGGCCTCAAGAAAACTAATGATAAGGCATGTTAATTGCATTAATTACTGTCAAGTAAGAGACTACAAATTATGTGATTAATTTTCTTGTCAGTATTTGAAAATAAGTATCTGCATTTGTAAGCAAGCTCTTCAGAAGTGTTatcatttcctttgaaaagtAAAGGCAGCACCTCCAAAACTACTCGTgtctaaaaaacaaaacccagcactCCTCACACATACTCTTTTCCCATGCTATTAGTTCATGAAAGTTATAACTACAAGTTTTGCAATTGTTATTATTCAATGACCAGATCTAACTATCAAGCCCCATTTTCTCCATCAGTTTAAATCTTATACagttatttttctcctgcaggGTGGATATGAAATGCAGGACAGGGTAGGGGAGAATGAGATCTTTTACCTCAGCATAGAAACCTCATTGGATTTTGAGTTTATTCatctatattttttccattttcaaaatgcttatcATTCTGAAGGATCCAAAGGCACTATTTGGTGCAATGAGTACCTGACATGTGGGACTCGTTTCCTGAGTGTCAGTGAGGACTGTGCCTTTAAAGAAATGTATGTAAAATTGCCAGGCTGATCAGGCCAAGCACTGTCTGATCCCTACATCCTGGCTCCAGCAGTGGCCCCAAGCTCACTgtcttcttgtccaccaggagcTTGGCACGTGGATGGGCGCGTTCTGAGAGCAGATCCAAGCTTGGGGAAGACCTGCCTGTCTTGTGTCTGCACAGGCCAGCAGTTGAGGAAGCCTGTGCGCTCCATGGGGACAGTGGGGTGGCTACAGTGGCATCATGGGTACTGCTGCTGATgggtctgctgggctgtggcATCCCCCTACTCAGGCCATGCGAAGTATTAGCCATGGGGTCTCCAGCTGTCTCCAGGAGAAGGAGCCCCTGGCACAGAGGAGGGTGGTCAGTGGGTGGAGAAGCAAGCCTCGTTTAGGCTCTATGACAATCGGGCAATCCCACAGCCTGTGATTTCCAGGTCTACCCTACAGACCTCATGGGTGGTCGTGGGGCTGGCAGGAGAATGAGCTGCAGAGGTGTAGCTGCAAGAAGGGATCGCAGGAGATCAGGTGGGATAATCCTGTTTGAGCAGGATTGCAAGAAACTCAGCAAGAGGATCTGGTTCTGGTACAAGAGCATCTGGTACCAGTGCTTCTTGTGCACTGAGCTTCCTGTGCACAAGAAGCACTTCTAGGAATGGGCTGGTGGGACTTGCCATGTCCCCTGAGGCAGGAATGGTACTGGGGGGTCTGGTTCAGCCCTTGAAATGTGCACAAGAACTGGGACTTGGTACTGTTGAACAAAATACAAACTGAGCTgtctgattaaaaacaaaagccataAGCAGACATGAGAGTAGTGGAAGAATGAGGCACGTGTACATAGTTCCCCAGATGCTTTTCCAGCTTCTGAGTGTTTTCAGTTTAGAGATTTCCTGAAAGCAGTGTGGTTTATCTTGCTAGTGGCTATCAATAGATCTGTCTTCTAAATGCTCGTTCAGTCTCCCTTGTTAATTAGATTTTCTGCAGCTAGAAAATCCTTTAGCAAGGAGCTTCATGGGTCTG from Dromaius novaehollandiae isolate bDroNov1 chromosome 1, bDroNov1.hap1, whole genome shotgun sequence encodes the following:
- the CPOX gene encoding oxygen-dependent coproporphyrinogen-III oxidase, mitochondrial isoform X1, coding for MAAAAQLLRGAARGSPALAAAAGRRALGSAPPWGAAGWRRRRSALAAAAGALGGLGLALGLWRRRAAMAAGEGGPGAAAEEEVRRLCQGFMAPPVSGPQELWRRRRDMRGRMELLIMETQAEVCRALAALDRGAAFAVNTWERKEGGGGISCVLQDGHIFEKAGVNVSVVFGNLSAEAVQQMKSRKTLKDKDGKLPFCAMGVSSVIHPKNPHVPTVHFNYRYFEIEEADGTKQWWFGGGTDLTPTYLNKEDAVHFHKTLKEACDKHDPKLYPKYKKWCDDYFYIKHRGERRGIGGIFFDDLDSPSKEEVFQFVQSCAKAIVPCYIPIVKKHCHDPFTPEEKLWQQLRRGRYVEFNLVYDRGTKFGLATPGSRIESILMSLPLTARLLLDMLNSTGPVTHSETPTSGLPPLGKLTLACYPLTMRRVLTM
- the CPOX gene encoding oxygen-dependent coproporphyrinogen-III oxidase, mitochondrial isoform X2, producing the protein MAAAAQLLRGAARGSPALAAAAGRRALGSAPPWGAAGWRRRRSALAAAAGALGGLGLALGLWRRRAAMAAGEGGPGAAAEEEVRRLCQGFMAPPVSGPQELWRRRRDMRGRMELLIMETQAEVCRALAALDRGAAFAVNTWERKEGGGGISCVLQDGHIFEKAGVNVSVVFGNLSAEAVQQMKSRKTLKDKDGKLPFCAMGVSSVIHPKNPHVPTVHFNYRYFEIEEADGTKQWWFGGGTDLTPTYLNKEDAVHFHKTLKEACDKHDPKLYPKYKKWCDDYFYIKHRGERRGIGGIFFDDLDSPSKEEVFQFVQSCAKAIVPCYIPIVKKHCHDPFTPEEKLWQQLRRGRYVEFNLVYDRGTKFGLATPGSRIESILMSLPLTARWEYMHTPPENSREAEILEVLRNPKDWVH